TCCGCGTTTACCGACCAATGGTGCGAGACCTTCGGCTTCGCCTCGCACGAGTGACACGAGGCGAGAGAAGGCGTCCGCTTCGAGGTCATCGCGTTCCAGCATCGGACCGTGAATATTGGGCACGCCCGTGCGCAACGCGGCCTGGTTCAGGAGCACCGTCGCATCGCTGTAGCCAATCAAAAGCTTGCGCGCGCGGCGAATTCGCTCGAAGTCAAAATCCCGCAACCAGCGTGCAATCCCGAAACCACCCCGCGCGAATACGATTCCATGCACCTCGGGATCCTCGAGCAGAGCTTCGAAGTCCGTACGTCGCACGTCGTCTTCCGCCGAGAGATAGCCGTCGCGTCCCTTCAGGTGTTCGGCACATCTGACTTCGTAACCCGCGGAGTGCCAGAACTCGAGACAGCGAGCGAGGACTTCGGCATTGACCGGGCCCGACGGCGCACAGACTCCGATCCTGGAACCGGCCGGCAGTGCGCGGGGCCGAAGCA
The sequence above is drawn from the bacterium genome and encodes:
- a CDS encoding LD-carboxypeptidase, giving the protein MASTGERPMLRPRALPAGSRIGVCAPSGPVNAEVLARCLEFWHSAGYEVRCAEHLKGRDGYLSAEDDVRRTDFEALLEDPEVHGIVFARGGFGIARWLRDFDFERIRRARKLLIGYSDATVLLNQAALRTGVPNIHGPMLERDDLEADAFSRLVSLVRGEAEGLAPLVGKRGSGGSARGRLVGGNLAVLVSAIGTPFDVDTHGKVLFLEETGVQPYALDRLMIQMRDAGKLDGVAGVALGQFVNCESERYPDVSACDAVCRVLRDCVDGPIVLDLPFGHVADHLALGIGIEVELDGGQGSLAHLESVVESHREEAP